A portion of the Lolium rigidum isolate FL_2022 chromosome 1, APGP_CSIRO_Lrig_0.1, whole genome shotgun sequence genome contains these proteins:
- the LOC124653227 gene encoding pentatricopeptide repeat-containing protein At5g12100, mitochondrial-like, producing the protein MPRLILRRFLHSSSSPTTTPAAGPDFVRQLAALLAAGRFHASVGLAKSLLLSSHPPAASASVPDLYHALASNAAASQGDPQARSFLCDAASALVIASARLRLPDGALRLLSLLADARAPLPSLSSCNHLLESLLSLGRHDDVRRAFELLAASGARPDTFTWNKAVQACVVAGDLDEAVGMLRRMGCEGQGTPPPNAFSYNVVISGLWRAGRAIDAIKVFDEMAERSVLPNHITYNTMIDGHIKRGDLEAGFRLRDRMLRHGLKPNVITYNVLLSGLCRAGRVGETAAVLDEMVSRKMVPDGFTYSILFDGHSRAGDTQAMLSLFEDSLKKGVNIGAYTCSILLNGLCKDGKVSKAEEVLQALVNAGLAPTRVIYNTLINGYCQTGELDGAFSIFQQMKSRLITPDHITYNALINGLGKAERITEAHALVVDMEKNGVCPTVETFNSLIDAYGRDGQLEKCFIMLSDMQDKGLKPSVVSYGSIVNAFCKNGKILEAVAILDDMFHKDVLPSAQVYNAIIDAYVESDATELAFILVEKMKASGVPPSIVTYNLLMKGLCKQSRISEAEELIYSLRNHGLTPDVVSYNTLISAYCYRSNTDRALELQKEMCNSGIMPSSKTYRMLFSALGGANRVHEMENLYKEMLDKDVVPCSGIYDIMVEAYAKCGDESKVEALRKDMSNKGIAIEYDTSVTNCELYTDVVSPV; encoded by the coding sequence atgcctcgcttaattctgCGCCGTTTcctccactcctcctcctcccccaccaCCACTCCCGCCGCCGGTCCAGATTTCGTCCGTCAGCTCGCTGCGCTCCTTGCCGCCGGCCGCTTCCACGCATCCGTCGGCCTGGCCAAATCactcctcctctcctcccacccaccagccgcctccgcctccgtccCCGACCTCTACCACGCCCTCGCCTCCAACGCTGCCGCCTCCCAGGGCGACCCGCAGGCCCGCTCATTCCTCTGTGACGCCGCCTCCGCGCTCGTCATTGCGTCCGCGCGGCTCCGCCTCCCCGACGGCGCGCTCCGGCTGCTATCCCTCCTCGCCGACGCCCGCGCTCCGCTGCCGTCCCTCTCCTCCTGCAACCACCTCCTCGAGTCTCTCCTCTCCCTCGGCCGCCACGACGACGTCCGGCGCGCTTTCGAGCTCCTAGCCGCCTCCGGAGCGCGCCCGGACACCTTCACATGGAACAAGGCCGTCCAGGCGTGCGTCGTGGCGGGTGACCTCGACGAGGCTGTGGGGATGCTTCGTCGGATGGGTTGCGAAGGCCAAGGAACCCCTCCTCCAAACGCGTTCTCCTACAATGTGGTCATATCGGGACTCTGGAGGGCAGGGAGGGCTATTGACGCcatcaaggtgtttgatgaaatggccgagaGGTCTGTGCTGCCGAATCATATCACCTACAACACGATGATCGATGGGCACATCAAGAGAGGGGACCTGGAGGCTGGGTTCAGGCTGCGGGATCGGATGCTGCGTCACGGCCTGAAGCCGAATGTCATCACTTACAATGTGCTCCTATCAGGGCTGTGCCGTGCTGGCAGGGTAGGCGAGACGGCCGCTGTCTTGGATGAAATGGTGTCACGAAAGATGGTGCCAGATGGTTTCACATATAGCATTTTGTTCGATGGTCATTCCAGAGCTGGAGACACGCAGGCCATGCTTTCCTTGTTTGAAGACTCTTTGAAAAAGGGTGTCAATATTGGGGCCTACACTTGTAGCATCTTGCTGAATGGTCTTTGCAAGGATGGAAAGGTTTCCAAGGCTGAAGAGGTATTGCAGGCGTTGGTAAATGCAGGACTAGCCCCAACAAGGGTTATCTACAACACTCTAATCAACGGGTATTGTCAgactggagagcttgatggggcctTTTCGATCTTTCAGCAAATGAAGTCACGCCTCATTACGCCAGATCACATCACGTATAATGCACTGATAAATGGTTTGGGTAAGGCTGAAAGGATCACCGAAGCGCATGCTTTGGTCGTAGATATGGAGAAGAATGGAGTGTGTCCCACTGTGGAAACTTTCAATTCGCTCATTGATGCATATGGAAGGGACGGACAACTTGAGAAATGTTTCATCATGCTTTCTGATATGCAGGACAAGGGGCTAAAGCCAAGTGTTGTTTCCTATGGTTCAATTGTCAATGCTTTTTGCAAGAATGGAAAAATCCTGGAAGCAGTAGCTATTTTGGATGATATGTTCCATAAAGATGTTTTACCAAGTGCACAGGTGTACAATGCTATCATAGACGCATATGTAGAGTCTGATGCCACTGAACTGGCTTTTATTCTAGTTGAGAAGATGAAGGCCAGTGGGGTACCTCCAAGTATAGTTACCTACAATTTGTTGATGAAAGGCCTTTGCAAGCAGTCTCGGATATCTGAAGCAGAGGAACTAATTTACAGCTTAAGAAATCATGGGTTAACTCCTGATGTTGTCAGCTATAATACTCTAATATCAGCATACTGCTACAGGAGCAACACTGATAGAGCCTTGGAGCTTCAGAAAGAAATGTGCAATTCTGGCATCATGCCCTCATCGAAAACGTATCGTATGCTTTTTAGTGCATTAGGTGGTGCGAACAGAGTACATGAGATGGAAAATCTGTATAAAGAAATGTTGGACAAGGATGTTGTTCCTTGCAGTGGCATATATGATATCATGGTTGAGGCATATGCAAAATGTGGTGATGAATCTAAGGTAGAAGCTCTGAGGAAGGATATGTCAAATAAAGGAATAGCAATTGAATATGACACATCCGTGACTAACTGTGAGTTGTATACAGATGTAGTGAGTCCAGTTTGA